Proteins encoded in a region of the Mycoplasma mobile 163K genome:
- a CDS encoding protein kinase domain-containing protein, which produces MIKKISNDATYEISSIFCGDKNEFFEYKTLSKLFEFFNHYFNMNDSINFYTAISRKNYVNDKLKWLIEKDKINEFFDVILSVEYIQKEEKAFEISDTEAFEKSKKILIKLNNIFKKDFYLIVKKNNKFYLEHKNDELVTLGSGGFAEIFKVNSSGRILKKLKKEFWLDNKIVSRFKREFEIMKDIQNIDGIIKVFDFSSSDNSYTMEFGGITLYEHVENNNFSEEIKLKYVEKILNIVSEVHKRKYIHRDLSPSNIFINNENIKIADFGLGKNIDLLKNHSHKTNSTKDLGQMYYCAPEQLKSLGDGTAKSDVFSLGKIINFIFNKSPQENEHILKNLVEKSTINEPDKRFSDSTAMLYSFKDSQDLSKYKKIKEIALEKIKNSEFDDNVKFFIDFLSTEEISKYLLNKEYLIDIKLVNSSLLKFMNLSENNALKIIKGVEMKYKKLCEIVSKRDNVKIFDLYDNFALFSYIILSEKEGLFPLEVREYAANILKYVAFDVWRYKAQNFIEELKFNDIDETTKNLLN; this is translated from the coding sequence ATGATAAAAAAAATTTCTAACGATGCTACATACGAAATTTCATCAATTTTTTGTGGTGATAAAAATGAATTTTTTGAATATAAAACTCTCTCAAAATTATTTGAATTTTTCAATCATTATTTCAATATGAACGACTCTATAAATTTTTATACAGCAATATCTAGGAAAAATTATGTTAATGATAAATTAAAATGGTTAATTGAAAAAGATAAAATTAATGAATTTTTTGATGTTATTCTTAGTGTTGAATATATACAAAAAGAAGAAAAAGCATTTGAAATATCTGATACTGAAGCATTTGAAAAATCAAAAAAAATTCTTATTAAATTGAACAATATTTTTAAAAAAGATTTTTATTTAATTGTTAAAAAAAATAATAAATTTTATTTAGAGCATAAAAATGATGAATTAGTTACTTTAGGTTCAGGAGGGTTTGCTGAAATTTTTAAAGTTAACTCTTCTGGAAGAATTTTAAAAAAATTAAAAAAAGAATTTTGATTAGATAATAAAATTGTAAGTAGATTTAAAAGAGAATTTGAGATAATGAAAGATATTCAAAATATAGATGGAATTATTAAAGTTTTTGATTTTTCCTCATCTGATAATAGCTATACAATGGAATTTGGAGGAATTACCCTTTATGAACATGTTGAAAATAATAATTTTTCTGAAGAAATTAAATTAAAATATGTTGAAAAAATTTTGAATATAGTTTCAGAAGTTCATAAGAGAAAATATATTCATAGAGATTTAAGTCCTTCAAATATTTTTATAAATAATGAGAATATTAAAATTGCAGATTTTGGCTTAGGTAAAAATATTGATTTATTAAAAAATCATTCGCACAAAACAAATAGTACAAAAGATTTAGGACAAATGTATTATTGTGCTCCTGAACAATTAAAATCTTTAGGTGATGGAACTGCTAAAAGTGATGTTTTTTCTTTAGGTAAAATAATAAATTTTATTTTTAATAAATCGCCTCAGGAAAACGAACACATTTTGAAAAATTTAGTAGAAAAATCTACTATAAACGAACCAGATAAAAGATTTTCTGACTCAACAGCGATGCTTTATTCTTTTAAAGATTCTCAAGACCTTTCAAAATATAAAAAAATTAAAGAAATTGCTTTGGAAAAAATTAAAAATTCAGAATTTGATGATAATGTTAAATTTTTTATCGATTTTTTATCCACGGAAGAAATTTCAAAATATTTACTCAATAAAGAGTATCTTATTGATATTAAATTAGTTAATAGTAGTCTTTTAAAGTTTATGAATTTAAGTGAAAATAATGCTTTAAAAATAATTAAAGGAGTTGAAATGAAATATAAGAAACTATGTGAAATAGTTTCAAAAAGAGATAATGTTAAAATATTCGATTTATATGATAATTTCGCTCTTTTTTCTTACATTATATTAAGTGAAAAAGAGGGTTTGTTTCCACTAGAAGTAAGAGAATATGCTGCAAACATATTGAAATATGTAGCATTTGATGTATGAAGATACAAAGCCCAGAATTTTATAGAGGAATTAAAATTTAATGATATTGATGAAACAACAAAAAATTTATTAAATTAA
- the asnS gene encoding asparagine--tRNA ligase, translating to MTSIKHLLINAKKYDQKEFEIKAWVASNRGNTNIRFVEINDGSTIKNLQVVIKKEIMSFLEVDKIRLGAAIHVKGVLKYTPGMAQEIELNADKFILLKNTDEDFPIQKKETSLEALREIPHLRHRTTTLRAIMLIRSTLALEIHKFYNERGYLWVSSPIITGNDGEGAGESFVVDDESKDFFFNKKATLGVTGQLHAEAYALGFSKVYTFAPTFRAENSNTTKHAAEFWMMEPEVAFFDLKDLIKMSDDMLRQVIKRTVEAHPHEFEFFEKNKPGLLKNLNLFLNNKLSILEYREAIKILEKVKDRFEDKNIFFGKDLATEHEKYLAEKHIQGPVAVINYPKSFKAFYMFQNEDNETVAAYDLLVPGIGEVIGGSKRETRYEKLVQRVKDLKINQEDLQWYLDLRRFGQASSAGFGLGFERLIMYITGTENIRDTIPFPRTPKNMKM from the coding sequence ATGACAAGTATTAAACACTTGCTAATAAATGCAAAAAAATATGATCAAAAAGAATTTGAAATTAAAGCGTGAGTTGCTTCCAATCGTGGAAATACTAATATTAGATTTGTTGAAATTAATGATGGTTCTACAATTAAAAATTTACAAGTAGTAATTAAAAAAGAAATAATGAGTTTTTTGGAAGTTGATAAAATTAGACTTGGTGCTGCAATTCATGTTAAAGGTGTTTTAAAATATACTCCAGGTATGGCTCAAGAAATTGAATTAAATGCTGATAAATTTATTTTATTAAAAAATACAGATGAAGACTTTCCAATTCAAAAGAAAGAAACTTCTTTAGAAGCATTGAGAGAAATTCCACATTTAAGACACCGTACAACTACACTTAGAGCAATTATGTTAATTAGATCAACACTTGCTTTAGAAATTCATAAATTTTACAATGAAAGAGGATATTTATGAGTATCTTCACCTATAATTACAGGTAATGATGGTGAAGGTGCTGGCGAATCTTTTGTTGTTGATGATGAATCTAAAGATTTTTTCTTTAATAAAAAAGCAACATTAGGAGTTACTGGACAATTGCATGCTGAAGCCTATGCTTTAGGTTTTAGTAAAGTTTATACTTTTGCCCCTACTTTTAGAGCTGAAAATTCTAATACAACTAAACATGCAGCTGAATTTTGAATGATGGAGCCGGAAGTAGCATTTTTTGATTTAAAAGATCTTATTAAAATGTCAGATGATATGTTAAGACAAGTAATTAAAAGAACAGTTGAAGCTCATCCACATGAATTTGAGTTTTTTGAAAAAAATAAACCTGGTTTATTAAAAAATTTAAACTTATTTTTAAATAATAAATTAAGCATTTTAGAATATCGTGAAGCAATTAAAATTTTAGAAAAAGTTAAGGATAGATTTGAAGATAAAAATATTTTCTTTGGAAAAGATTTAGCAACTGAACATGAAAAATATCTTGCTGAAAAACACATTCAAGGTCCAGTAGCTGTTATTAATTATCCGAAAAGTTTTAAAGCATTTTATATGTTCCAAAATGAAGATAATGAAACTGTTGCTGCTTATGATTTACTTGTACCAGGTATTGGTGAAGTAATTGGTGGTTCTAAACGTGAAACAAGATATGAAAAATTAGTTCAAAGAGTAAAAGATCTAAAAATAAATCAAGAAGATTTACAATGATATTTAGACTTAAGAAGATTTGGTCAGGCTTCAAGTGCAGGTTTTGGTTTAGGTTTTGAAAGATTGATTATGTACATTACAGGTACAGAAAACATTAGAGATACAATTCCATTCCCAAGAACACCTAAAAACATGAAGATGTAA
- a CDS encoding lipoprotein 17-related variable surface protein, translated as MKKYKKIGDFKIILKIKKIILGIGSASIVAIPMATVVACGLTQEQITERQALIRITLATNPQLSSLEKQGNFANTLPSQVTSANLATFVKTPGVFTLPENKGTLTFSLKLLEKANLDAMLLTNPNFKAADDSTGILVVSLLVTYDGVTVPVPTIVSGFKMAQV; from the coding sequence ATGAAAAAATATAAAAAAATAGGAGATTTTAAAATTATATTGAAAATCAAAAAAATAATATTAGGAATTGGTTCGGCTTCTATAGTTGCAATTCCAATGGCAACTGTTGTTGCTTGTGGATTAACACAAGAACAAATCACTGAAAGACAAGCACTTATTAGAATTACCCTTGCTACAAATCCACAACTATCTAGTTTAGAAAAACAAGGTAATTTTGCAAATACATTGCCTTCTCAAGTAACAAGTGCTAATCTTGCTACATTTGTAAAAACACCTGGTGTTTTTACACTTCCAGAAAATAAAGGGACACTTACTTTTTCTCTTAAACTTTTAGAAAAAGCAAATTTAGATGCAATGTTATTAACAAATCCAAATTTTAAAGCAGCAGATGATTCAACAGGTATTTTAGTTGTAAGTTTATTAGTTACATATGATGGTGTCACTGTTCCTGTTCCAACTATTGTTTCAGGATTTAAGATGGCTCAAGTTTAA
- a CDS encoding lipoprotein 17-related variable surface protein, with amino-acid sequence MKYKKMFLGLGSATMIAIPMSAVVACGATTTTTTPTTDQVLDTIEMIGEAIAKSSISDRFIATAAGKELLPTQVTASNVNTIAELPKNIILPNNKGNIVFSFGLITPGQIEHAKWFDPSFTQTDIANDTNGTLTINLYATYQGISTRLPIFISELKKTPVPPVVPPTTSSTPGTSN; translated from the coding sequence ATGAAATATAAAAAAATGTTTTTAGGATTAGGATCAGCAACTATGATCGCAATCCCGATGTCAGCTGTTGTAGCTTGTGGAGCGACTACAACAACTACAACACCAACAACAGATCAAGTTTTAGATACAATAGAAATGATCGGAGAAGCTATTGCAAAATCTAGTATAAGTGATAGATTTATTGCTACTGCTGCAGGAAAAGAATTATTACCTACACAGGTTACAGCAAGTAATGTAAACACTATTGCTGAATTACCAAAAAATATTATACTTCCAAATAATAAAGGTAATATTGTTTTTTCTTTTGGTTTAATAACTCCAGGACAAATAGAACATGCTAAATGATTTGATCCATCTTTTACACAAACAGATATAGCAAATGATACAAATGGAACTTTAACAATTAATCTTTATGCAACATACCAAGGAATTTCTACTAGACTTCCTATTTTCATTTCTGAATTGAAAAAAACACCAGTACCACCAGTAGTACCACCAACTACTTCATCAACACCTGGTACAAGCAATTAA
- a CDS encoding ABC transporter ATP-binding protein, with protein sequence MTSKELKKQKIKNKEELTLMQSLAILFKYIAFYKTKFIIVIVLSVLFALINVGAIVGIYFVFKVIGESLKLPGSSVDFALVSLYLGILLIAYLISLVFSTIQTVFMVKIAQQVGNAIRSDLFKRIQVLKLSYFDQNSSGDIMSRLTNDTNNVTVALSQNFTQFITITLQISSMLIAMFVFSPYIALVVFGLSPLMLGAVFIAVKKSQPYFNENQQRVGELNGFAEEMISAHRVTNTFNKKSYLQASFDTLNNKIIKANATSQIISGLTGPWNLFMASFLQILAYALAIIFALNNIEFGGAVSTLNPNGATNPGETISLIGIFILFLNNFTNPIFQLFQLLNIIQGAISGTKRFHEVLVKPSEHLEEENIIVKNIKGKIEVKNLNFSYDGKTPVLKNINFIANPGETIAIVGPTGSGKTTFINLLTKFYNVEDGDILIDNQSIKQITKSSLRENVSVVLQDTFLFEDTVANNIKLSKPNATMEEIINSAKVANADHFIRSLEHGYDTMLKPEAEDLSLGQKQLLAIARAVLRDANILILDEATSSIDTKTEKDIQDAMLKLMENKTSFVIAHRLSTIKNADQILVLRNGEIIEHGNHLKLLEDKGFYYKMYTSARSMEEFE encoded by the coding sequence ATGACTTCAAAAGAATTAAAAAAACAAAAAATTAAAAATAAAGAAGAATTAACTTTAATGCAAAGTTTAGCTATTTTATTTAAATACATTGCTTTTTATAAAACTAAATTTATAATTGTTATTGTTTTAAGTGTTTTATTTGCTCTAATTAATGTAGGTGCAATTGTTGGAATTTATTTTGTTTTCAAAGTAATTGGTGAATCATTAAAATTACCAGGATCTTCGGTTGATTTTGCTTTAGTTTCGCTTTATTTAGGAATTTTGTTAATTGCTTATTTAATTAGTTTAGTATTTTCAACTATACAAACCGTTTTTATGGTTAAAATTGCTCAACAAGTTGGAAATGCTATTAGAAGTGATTTATTTAAAAGAATTCAAGTATTGAAACTATCTTATTTTGATCAAAACTCTTCAGGTGATATTATGTCTAGATTAACAAATGATACAAACAATGTTACTGTAGCTTTAAGTCAAAACTTTACTCAATTTATTACAATTACTTTACAAATTAGTTCAATGTTAATAGCAATGTTTGTCTTTAGTCCTTATATTGCTTTAGTTGTGTTTGGGCTTTCACCTTTAATGCTAGGAGCAGTATTTATTGCTGTTAAAAAATCACAGCCTTATTTTAATGAAAATCAACAAAGAGTTGGAGAATTAAACGGATTTGCTGAAGAAATGATCTCAGCTCATCGTGTAACAAATACTTTTAATAAAAAATCTTACTTACAAGCAAGTTTCGATACTTTGAACAATAAAATCATTAAAGCAAATGCTACTTCTCAAATTATTTCAGGACTAACAGGTCCATGGAACTTATTTATGGCTTCATTCTTGCAAATTTTGGCCTATGCTTTAGCAATTATCTTTGCTTTAAACAACATTGAATTTGGTGGTGCAGTTTCCACTTTAAACCCAAATGGAGCAACTAATCCTGGCGAAACAATTTCTTTGATCGGAATTTTCATTTTATTTTTAAATAATTTTACAAATCCAATTTTTCAATTATTTCAATTATTAAATATTATTCAAGGAGCAATTTCAGGAACAAAAAGATTTCATGAAGTTTTAGTTAAACCAAGTGAACATCTAGAAGAAGAAAATATTATAGTAAAAAACATTAAAGGAAAAATTGAAGTTAAAAACTTAAATTTTTCTTATGATGGTAAAACCCCTGTTTTAAAAAATATTAATTTTATAGCAAATCCAGGGGAAACAATTGCTATTGTTGGTCCAACAGGAAGTGGAAAGACAACTTTTATTAACTTATTAACAAAATTTTATAATGTTGAAGATGGAGATATTTTAATTGATAATCAATCAATTAAACAAATCACAAAATCTTCATTAAGAGAAAATGTTAGTGTTGTGCTTCAAGATACATTCTTATTTGAAGATACTGTTGCTAATAATATTAAATTAAGTAAACCAAATGCAACTATGGAAGAAATTATTAATTCTGCTAAAGTAGCAAATGCAGACCACTTCATTAGAAGCTTAGAACATGGTTATGACACAATGCTTAAACCTGAGGCTGAAGATTTAAGTTTAGGTCAAAAACAACTATTAGCAATTGCTAGAGCTGTTTTAAGAGATGCAAATATTTTAATTTTAGATGAGGCAACTTCGAGTATTGATACAAAAACTGAAAAAGATATTCAAGATGCTATGTTAAAACTAATGGAAAATAAAACTTCATTTGTAATTGCTCACCGTTTAAGTACAATTAAAAATGCTGATCAAATTTTAGTGTTAAGAAATGGCGAAATTATTGAACATGGAAACCATCTTAAATTACTAGAAGATAAAGGATTTTATTACAAAATGTATACTTCAGCCCGTTCAATGGAAGAATTTGAATAG